The nucleotide sequence AGATTAACGAACCGGATTAGGAGATCCATGGAGACAGTAGTTGGTCTCATGCATTCTTCGTTTACATCTTTCCATGCACTTGCATTCGTTTTCTGAAAGTTGTTCTTATCGCCTCTCTCTCAGACGAGCCATATTGCTTCATATAGCATTTGATGTCAGTTGCGACATGTACCCTCTTTTGCTCAGCCTAGAAGTACAaattattgacattttttttattactattagTGAGAGGATAATGGAAACATAAAAAGTAGGTAGTTTGCAATCAGATCCCCTGAAGTTTGTTCTCATAGTATAAACAAGCTCTTCACGGAATCTAGTTGCATTTATCCTAATAAAAATTTCTTTCGCCATATCATACCCCCGTGATGTTATGTCATCCATGAGACGTCAAATAATTTGCACAGCCGTATCAATGTTTGGAAATCCTTTTAGCCAGTCAAAAGCCTCCATTGTTCCAATTTCTTCCATTCCAAGGAACGATGATATTGCAAATACATGATAACCACTTGAAATTAGGGCATTTTCCATGTACTCATCAAATGACGGAACGTAGCCTTTGTTCAGCCACTCTGCCTCGATATGGTATGCTTTCACAATTTGTATTAGCTAGTAACAAAACAATTATCAATGTAAGAAATACACAATAGTATCAACTAATTACATATGTGGTTGATAATATTGCTATTATACATACCGCATCCCTTGCATGGGATACACCATAAGATCTGCCTTCACTTTCTAGTTCAGTCTCAAGTTCCCCGTAAAGATTCAAAATAGTGCTATAAAGGAATTTCATGTAGTCCGGTAGTTCATCAATAGCATTAATGTCCCAACTAAAAAATTAGTGAACTTTTTATGCACATCAATTATACAACACATGTAGATAATCAGTAAACATGGACATATATAAAGAGTTAGCAAGAGGTATCAAACCTCTCAATTGCATCTGTCAATAGTCGAAGTTCGTCAATCGTAGCGTAGGAATCATACGTATCATCGATGATTGATATCAATTTGACAATTTTGGTAAGCATTATCTGAGCACTTCGGTATTGTGGCTCAAAGTAAACAGCATTAGTCCACATGTAGATTTCTGCAATTCTAGCTCTCGGATAAGAATATCGCGATGTGAGCTTCAAGTCCTCGAACCACCTACAAATGCAACAAAACTAAATTAACCTAAAGAATCTTTTAATGAAGTTACAGTTAACTtgtgtgtcgcaaccggggtcacgacgcggaccggcgatgaaaggatgaaaaagatttagagtcgccaccaattgatttaagtgcaattggacactaaaaaaaaaatggtctacgaaccaaaaaatgggtaagggggtctattgagtgtggggaaggtgttaggcaccccacaactccctaaaaggttacctagattgatctatgtgctttttcttgaaaatttatttgtctaatataaatgatattttgatttgaaaagataacgtaattaaaacataggcaggagctgaatgtcatcaagtcctcctcctaattaacttccatttagttaccattattttttttgagtacaaatgatatcttaatttgaagagataacataattaaagcctaggcaggagctgaatgtcatcaagtcctcctcctaatgaactttaatttaggtatctagtaaattatcattgtgtttagaaattcaaatgacactttaatttgaaaagataacataattaaagcctaggcaggagctgaatgtcatcaagtcctcctcctaatgaactttaatttaggtatctagtaaattatcattgtgtttagaaattcaaatgacactttaatttgaaaagataacataattaaagcctaggcaggagctgaatgtcatcaagtcctcctcctaatgaactttaatttaggtatctagtaaattaaattaccatttacattctGTTTAAATATGGATAGCACAactaaagtctaggcaggagctgaatgtcatcaagtcctcctcctaattgactttaatttagtatcattaatttgtttttgtgaaaagttggtaaagacatgattgttgaattgatagattggcaaaactaaacctctaaacatgcatactaatcatgttaagaacatgcataaatataaattacactactctatactacatttccattattttcactaccctattacatatttgcctttacaaagatatataaaaataagataaaaatatatacaagtaacaaatattaaaaatacaaaatgtggCCCACGGAGCCTGTGTGTGGCTCAAACCCAGTCCAATCTTCAAATGAACTCTCCGGTCCCAAACGAAAGTCCAGCGCGGTCCTCATCcaaccaaacaaacacaaacacaattttatcaaaccaaaaccatattaaaagattagcacacacaaacacaatttTTGAGCTGTACATAGCATGGTATTTCAAACAAGTTTGGATCGAAAATTCATAGATTAAATTATCAGTCAACATGCTAGCAACTTGACATATACAAACATAACCAGCATGTTAAGAATTAACCATCACATAGCAAATAAAACCATGAAATCCTCACAACAAATTTAGCACAAAAATCGACTCAAACACAATCATAAATCATCACCAGCCAGCAGCAAGCAAAACAATGGAATTCCCATACTTAATTCGATCCAAAGAATGATTCAAATGGAAGAGGACACCTGTAAAGGTATTATTTCTTTGTATGGCATTAGGTGCCGTGCCTGGCATTAAGCAGGTGATTGCCTAAGTAAGGATGTGAGACACCGGTTTCTTAATAGATTCATTGATCAATGAATCAGTGTTACAAACTAGTGAGAATCCTTTGTCGAATTGGAATTGCATTGTAACTCTTTATTCATACCGGATAGAAACCTTTGAAATATCACTTTTGTTCCACTTGAATTTCATATTCGTGTATCCTTTTAAGTGTTGAAGAGAACTAGAAATTCGGGAATTTCTTGTGTAGATAGACGTGAGCAAAGTGAGATATCCCTCCTATGGATAATTAAACATGCAGTGCATCATGAAGCCACCACACCTTAGGGTCTCGGCTTTGAATACCTCAGCTTGCCTCACCTAAGCACACAGCCTATGGAATCAGCTCAAAACCAATTCAAACACAAGTATAATCTACAGCCAGCAACCAGCAACCAGCAACCAGCAACCAACAACCAGCAAACAATATATGATTGACAGATCGTGAACCAGCTCAACATACATCTTCTTATACCATATAGTCCACATAGATTACTCTGctcacacaaacacaaacagcaCGCACCACACAGTCAACGCAAACCACACAAAGCAAAGCATAAACCAACAGACGAATCCGATTTAAACAGCAGCCTTACATGTGCCGATTATTGCCCTATAGGAATCCCAATAATTGCACAATCAGCATTAAGACACCAACAAGAAATAGGATCAGATTGCATTGATACATGAGTGAAGTACTACTCTGTAATTTCATCAAAATTGACTCTCTAGCTCAAATGCCATAAATCAGATATCAAAACTCAACATCGGCAAGCAAACCAATCATACCCCCAGACCATATACAACCCATATATTGAAAGCAGAGAGTAAGACTATATCGATTCAAATACAAACAGAAATTCATGTATCAAAAATCGAGCAAAGTCCACAGCAGTAAACCgcaatacaaaaatacaaactaGAAATTACCTCCTTCCTCTCTTCTCAACTTCGTCTCTCCTcccttctgatttttttttgtgtaacgACTGAGTTCGTCCGTCTCTCTATGCGGCTTTGCTATCTGTTTTCGACTGAGTTTAATCCGTGAGCCATCTTCTCTCTGATTCTGCGTTTAGTGAAGTCTTTCTCTCCCGATCTCCCTGTCGATTTCACCTCCCCTCTATCTCTTGGTTCCTCTCTGGTTCCCCTTCTTTATCTCTCACGGTTTCCTTCTCTGTTtgctctcttctccttctttttctttctccctttctcccttttttcctcaaaaaaatccTGCacgattttttctttttcttttccctctcccgatttccttcccctgttcttgctctctctcttttttgttttttttttctccttttcacaCCAAAACCCTCTTGTGCGGCAGGCCTCCTCTCACaagctttttttctcttttttctccccCTTAACTTCGGCTACCCTctcccttttaacttatctttattttaaaaaaatcccaaaatgcccccaagaACCCTATTTACCTCtcattctctaaaaccctcaagacttacatttttgtcttttccttatttttgtgaaaccctaataaaggaaccacctttctctcttaaggattttcttttgtttattatttatttaaatgtcctattttttagatattttctagggtttagttatattgggcttgggttggaattttaatgggcttatggtccaagaaataggctttaggattttttgcatgcttatgggtccaagaaacaggctttgaattttttgtgagattacgggctccagaacgggcttttgaattattgttattattattgtattttttaatttcattaattaaattttatttttttaattttttattattattttttttttttgggccggacgaaaaccgggtactacagctgcccccctttgtatgtcttttatgaaataaaagacaaacaaaggtgtagtcaaccgagtttcgtacgggaactgaaatgcgcgggatcactgtggccattcccggcttggccaactgtttgtgcaagaaaataaagggcacgggatcacaaggccattcccggcttggccaaatattggtgcagaaaaataaaaggcacgggatcacaaggccattcccggcttggccaaatgtgtgtgcagaaaataaagggcacgggatcacaaggccattcccggcttggccaaatgttggtgcggaaaataaagggcacgggatcacaaggccattcccggcttggccaaatgttggtgcagaaaaataaaaggcacgggatcacaaggccattcccggcttggccaaatgtttgtgcagaaaataaaggacacgggatcacaaggccatttccggcttggccaaatgttggtgcagaaaaataaagggcacgggatcacgaggccattcccggcttggccaaaaatgtttgttagaatttatgcaagaaaatatccatgagtgtatgaatgtatgaagaaaattgtattttcttttatttttctcattttgaaaatttgattttggttaatagtcgtaagcaccatcacccctatcatcctacaatcatccatcatgagaagactgcatcttttgattccaccctatcttcgatctgccatgttacgcttattcttgtatctttcattctctttttgtctggtctttccatcgatttactgctaccatcttatttccatcaaatccgacatacctttaacgccaaacaaaagcttttcggctccaaaatctcttgggccccactatgtcttttaacgtcatttaatttcttttagctctcttagaattaagaacaTCACAATCTCTTTGGCTCCACCATGCtttttagcgccatttaatttcttttaactcctttacagtcaagaacaccaaaatctcttcagctccaccatgccttttagcgtcatttaatttcttttagctcctttacagtcaagaacaccaaatctctcaagttcttgctaagaacaatgtcctaatacacttgtcatgattcttttattacttcacttaacttccaaataaattcaatagtatggcaatgcttgtactacacgagatttctgaaggcaagatatataagcgataaaatcgtgaagaacacgagcaatgaataaggaatttggaaatgaactgaataacctcagagagttttatttagaataaatagataacaggagagactgatcgagtatatatatgattcaagagagttagaaataaaggaaatagcagaaatttttacaggatataaaatgagataactttaataccgcacaaaactgccccagttttgtgtgcccccattttgcaattattgaatctgactacttccatatgaagcttctccttcatagactcatcatgcataaccaattcacctttgtacagcctcgctatctgtcattcattgtatttccttatattcatctcaaatcctcgaaaggcctctgcctccttccccttagttgttttcaccacacctttctgatctcaatattatttgaagctcccaggaagggttttcactttagtagagatTTTCCTATTTTCCCTAAtctttgcctgaagcgcccacgaggggttttcacttcagcaggatttttattgctctaatttttgcctagaccgccctgtcgggttttcaatctagcgagcttttaactctaatttttgcctagatcgccctttcgggttttcaatctagcgagtttttttttttttttttttttttttgttttttgttttttgttttttttgttttttttttttttttttgctatgggtaatactttttgatagtgtctgcattcaccggattaggcaattcttctccatccattcttgtcaacattaatgcccc is from Tripterygium wilfordii isolate XIE 37 chromosome 14, ASM1340144v1, whole genome shotgun sequence and encodes:
- the LOC120014154 gene encoding probable terpene synthase 2; this translates as MWTNAVYFEPQYRSAQIMLTKIVKLISIIDDTYDSYATIDELRLLTDAIESWDINAIDELPDYMKFLYSTILNLYGELETELESEGRSYGVSHARDALIQIVKAYHIEAEWLNKGYVPSFDEYMENALISSGYHVFAISSFLGMEEIGTMEAFDWLKGFPNIDTAVQII